Sequence from the Prosthecobacter debontii genome:
GGCCTGATCATATGAAGGATATTTTGATGCGATATCCTTGAGAATTTGCATGTAACCAGACTGCTTGACATCTAAACCGAAAACTTCTCGTGTCAGGCTGCCGACGTTTTCTCCAAAGGTTTCTATGCCTGGTTTCTCAGCTCGCATTTCATGCCTCACTCGCCTTAAAACCCACACACAGCTCCTTGGCACTTCTTGCAACACAACAGGAGAGTGGGTGGCCACTATAGCGACACCATTTCTATCCACCAAGAGTTCAGACAGAGCCCGAACAAAAGCGGACAGCAAAGGCGGATGGAGGTAGGACTCAGGTTCATCCATCAATACTAGAGTCTGTTCTTCCACGGTTTGCACTAACCGTGTAAGAGTCAAAAGAATGATCTTGTGGCCTGAACTCAAAAGGTCAAATATCTTTAATACTCTCTCGCGGGTGTCTTCCGACGAAAGGTTCGTATCTATTAAATTTGTTATTCCTGCTGTATTGGCAACGAGATCATATTCAAGATGCTTCATTGCATTTTTCCAACGAGTCAGTTTACTGCCTACTTGGCATTCTTTCAGGCTGCGCACAAATTCGTCGGCAAGTTCATCATTTGTTTTAGGTGCTCCTAACGGAGATGGCTGTAGCGGATTTGTTGTGGTGCCATGTTGGGTGTCTTGACGTAATCCCACATAGGAATAACTTATCCTACTTTGATCCAATTCATCTCGTGAAACTAGATCCGATGAATCGAAGGCACTAAAAGATACCAAAACAACATTAGAAAAACGCCCAACTTCTCTCGACAATGAAGGGCCCATCACGGTGTGATCCCATGTGAACTCACCAAACTGTTCTCTTTCCGCTTCAGTCCCTAAAACAGCTTTTGTCATATTAGACAATAAGCGTGTTTTACCAACTCCATTTCGGCCTATGATAACCTGGACATTCGTCGGTGGAACTGAATCAGGTATCACCGAAAAGCTCAGTGAATCGCTGGTTCCTTCTACATCTAGAGGTGGGGCGTACGAAAAATGGTAAGGCGTAAGATTTACCCCACCATGAGCAATTCTGCGATATTGACCTTCCACCATCGTTGTGGATACAGATCGGAGAAGAGATTCTCCCATAACATCTTCATGTTTGGCCCACTCGAAACGTGCAGCATCGAATGCTACGTCTCGCAAGTTGCCTAAAACCCATTTTCGAACATCGGGGCCCAACTCTCTGAGATTTGCATAATATTCATTTTCTTGTCCTAGGGAAAAGAACTGCTCGTCAAGAGCATGAAAAGCTTCAGGTATGTCGGGTCTACGATAGCCTGGTTGAAGGTCGGCCCCGCCTCCAGATGGCAATAATCCTCTCTGGCCAATTTTAAGGTTTCCAATGCTATGTTTGGTGCCTGCTGGATCTACCAGAGTAAGGTAAAACTGAGTGCAATATTTTCCCCAGTCATCCCATCGGTCTTTGTTCAAGTAAGCTAACCAGCTCCCTGTGATCGATGGTACGCTTTCATTCTGTCTGATTACACGAAATGGAGGCGGGTTTGGCATAGGTGAAAAATATTGGTTGTGAAGATATGTACGAGCTTATTTCTTCATCAGATCTGATGGCACAATAATCTGTTGTAGTAAATATATTGCAACGTAATTTGCGCGGTTGATATTATATGGATCTTATATCAGATGTCGATAATCATATGAGCTCGAGGGCATTCCCGAAAGATAGTCTCCGTACCGCGCTATTGAGTTTGCTGAATCGATGGTGGAAGGAAGACGTGAATAATAATCAAAAGAATTCCAGTTCATTTTTGTTAATCCAAGTATTTCAGTAGCGACTTGTGTAACATCAGAATGACCTCGGTAGCGTCTGATAAGGAGAGGCGCTGGGATTCTTCGTTTGCCTTGGTAATACTTGAACCTCGGGTTCTGGGTGTTTGGCGTCACTCCATGCACCCATAGGAGTGCAGTGTTTTTATCGAGTGAAACCAACGCGCCGCGTGGAATTGGAAAAGTATCAATCTGTAATTGCCCATTATTAACTTTCGATGCCAAATATCGAATGGACTCTGAGACACAGATTTCAATAAGTTCCACGTTCGCAACGCCTTCTAACCCCTGCAATAGCCCCTGCTGTTCCTCTTCCGTGAATTGCGTACGCTTGTGTATCACCACGCGTGACGGGAGTTTCATTTTCGCATCATAGAACAGCTGCCGGATGGTTTCTCCCATTCTTCTTGAATCATCTAAAGACATGAATGGATTGCCCTTTCGGAAAACTGGGTTTTCAATCCTCCCGAGGCGAAATTGCAGGCCTTCACCGCGAGCATTGTAGAGATGGCTACAGCCTAGGAGAATGTGGTTTCCAAGTGATGCTGCTGAATCTACACTATATCCAAGCCCCACGAATGCAGTTTCATCATCAAGGCAATCGAGCCGCCATGGTGTTCGTTGCGCCTTGGCGTATAAAGCGAGCGACAGCCACCATCGGGTCCGGCAAGCTTGGCTCCCTAAAGTAGTTTTTTCTCTGATGAATTGCGTGCTCTGACCGTGTCGGGCTGCATAGGCTTTGACGAAGTTGTGTAGATCAAATCTTTCGCCGTCTGAGTCTATTCTTTCGTATGGTTCCCATCTGAACGGAACAAATATGGCGACAACGGCGGCAGGCCTCAGCGACCTGATAACGTCAAGCGAACGGCAGATTCTTTGTGCCAAATCTTTGGCTGCATTAATGGGCTCTCCAATCAGGTTGTCATCAAGCCCAAGCCAAAGCTCGTCTCCTGGTACAGGCGACTTCAGCGGCAATGCGAATGCAGATGTGAACCCAGGAAAGTCTCTCAGATAGTCAGACTCTTTGCTGTCGGCTTTTGATGTCTCATGGAATTGATTGAGAAACCGTCGGAGCTTATGGGCATCGCTTTGAGGGCAGATTGCACCCATTTCCACTTCTGGGCATAGTGCTGAAGAGGTCAGCTTGTAGTCCCATGGTTTGTTCAGAACAAGACCTCTCAATGGATTGCTATCCTTGACTTCAGACTTGCCATTGGAAGATGTAAAAACAAGTGGAGCATCTGGTATGATCCAACCCTTTTGGTGAGCAAAGCGAAGGACTTCTCGGGGAAGCGGTGCTTGGCCTGCCTGGATTAGCCCTGCGCAGGATGGTGATGCAGGAATTTTAAAGTAAGCGCCGGATGGATCTAGAATTTCTTTGCCGCAAATCTTGGCGGTCCAATTTTTGATCTCAGTATCAAAGACGGCGTTGTACTGACTGGCGTATACTTTTGATCTGACAATTTTTGTTATGTCTTTCTCGGCTAGCTCCCCAGATGGTGTAAACACCATGATCTCAGGCATGAGTGTAACAAATAGCTTTCCACCCACTGGTTCTATCCTCAACGCCAGTGCTTTGTGTAGGTTATAATTGATACCGTTAAAGAAGTGGGTGTCATAACTGACCGGTTCCCAGATCCTCCTGCTCATATCTGACTTTAACCTCAGCTTATTAGCCAAGTTTGTAACTAACGCACGTCGGTATAACGATAGTATTCTGCCGTCATTCAATACATCGGCCTGAGAAACGGCAGTAGCGACGGGACTGTTTACTAATTCTGAACCAAATGCTTCCATTAGCGTCTGGCCATCAGCTAATGCCAAGACGCCGCCATCAACTGAAACAATAGTTCCGGGTCTAGCCCCCCATTTGTCATTCAGCCAATGCCGGGGCTTAATTCCTGGTGGGATTGTAAGGGTGCCCTTTAGGGCAGTGTGCGGGATAATCAGCGGGTAAGCATTACTTTTTATCAGAGAAGTTGGTGTCTGCTCCGGGCTCAAGAATGGCGCGGGGCCAGAGATGCCAGAGCTGAAGTCGCTCATCATTTGTTGGACTTCCTTCAGGGAGCTGCTGTCCATCAATCTGAGGGCAAATCTGGAGATCACATCGTCAAAGCCTTCAGTGGGGACGTAAAACGCTTCGCGTCCTGCGCTTCCGGCTTTATTCAACAACTGCTCAACTTCGGAAGGAATGGAACTGCCAAAGCCGCACCAAAAAAGTCGGCAATCTCCGGCTTTTGAATAAGTCTCTTCCAGGAGGCTCATGACAGAAGCGTCTCGTCCGCTGTAGCCAAGTACGATAAGATCGTAATCCTGTAATTCGTGGAGAAACTCATCGCGCAACAGGCCTTCCTGCTCCTGCAACTCCGAGGCGGTGTTTTTGAGTTTATCGTATCGATAGTCGCCATGTAGTGAGACCACTCTTAGCTCCCCGGCTTTTGCAGGCCTGTTAGCACGGAAAGCGGTATCGATGCCGACCTCAATGCAGGTCACATCGAATTTAGCTGCTGCGTTACAAGCTAGACCATCAAAATTGGTCGTCCAGATTGTTTGAATGACCCCAATTTTTGCCAGTTTGGCAATGAGTCGGTACCCAATGTGCGGTTGGGCTTTGGAGACATAAGACTGAAAGAACGCTCTCCTGTCCTGGCTGGTAGGATAGCACTTTGCCGCGTAAAAAGAATATTCTTCCGGGTCGTCCAAAGGTGGATACTCAGCCCGTTGATCGAGCCATTGCTGAATCCTTTGTCGAGTGCCAGGAAGGGACAGCTCGCTCACCGATTCTCTCAAGAGAGGGTTGTTCGTAATGAATATATCCTGTTTCCATTCCCAGATACATCTCTGTCCCGATGGCATACCGGAAGATATTGATGCACCGGCCCCGAGAAAGAGACAAATAGGACGGTCGCGGTTGACTGCAACGGATCTAACCAGCTCATCAATTTGAAGAATTTTCGTAATTTCTTTCAGCGGCATCATCCAGCATTACCAGCCTTGAAATTCTATGTCAAATGACTGATCAGTATGTCCCACAATGCCTGGAAGATGTTGGGATTATTCGGATTATTCGGATTATTAATGTGATTTTTATCGGTCTGAGAATGCCCAGTCACAGCCAATCTGAGCTCTTAATTTAACAACCAGTGGTTGTGGTGGTATGATGTCTTCAAGCGCATACAGTGTGCGTGACTTGGAGATAAGAAAATGTGGAAGAAAGAAACATTGCCTAGTGAGGGCTTTGTGAGGTTGCCGTTAATTTTAAAACTGATTCCAGTGGGGCGTTCGACTTGGTGGGCCGGAGTCAAAAGCGGACGGTTTCCTAAGGGTATCAAGCTTGGCAAAAACACGACTGCCTGGAGGGCGGAAGACATCAGACGGTTGATGGAGAGTTTTCAATGATGCGCCATTCACCATACTCGTTGCCGTTTAACTTTGGCTTTGCGGATGGGAGCGGGGAGGTCGGCTTGCGATGTGTTGCCAGAGCCAAATCCTTCTTCGGCATCGTTCATTGCGTCGCGGTAGCGTTTGCGTTGACGAATCTGCAGCCAGTAGTTGATCCCTTCTTTGAGGAACATGGCAAAGGCTGTGTAAATCAGCCATGATGAGAGGTTGTTCACTGCCTGACCGCCCAAACGCAGTATCAGGGCCGCTGAGAGAACGAGGGCGGGTTCAACCACCATCACCACCAAGTTGCGAAGCTCAGATGTCGTTTCCGTTTTTAACCAACTCAGAAGGCGGAGAATGTGCGGGGTGCCGGAATCATTGTCATGCGTGGCGGTGTCGCGTACTTCGGTCACGTAAACGCTGATGAGATGAAACATGTAAAGGGTGGCAGAGGTGCAGCCAAACAAGCATAACCCTTTGTTGGTTCGCCAGACGGCTGGCTCGTTCCAGGCATAAATGCTAAAAAGAATAAATGCCCACGAGCCAGCCAGAAAAATGCTTTTGGGTCGAAGAAACGCATATCCAAAGCTGCTTCGAAGGAACACAAGGACGGTCATGGACATGCAGTGCAGAATCGCGCTGAGCAGTGGGATGCGCTGCTGAGCATGAGTTTGTTCGACCTGCCTGTCTTTCATCCGTAGATCTGGTTGAAGCTGTGACGGATGTAGTTTTGGGCGACTGGCTTTTTGCTGTTTGAGCCGAGCCATCGCCTGCCTCCCTGGAAGATGATTGAGTCTACCAGAAAGCCTGATTCCCGTCCCCCTGTACGAAGGGTGGTGAATTCCTGCGGTTGGACAAGGTATTCAAAAACCTGGCTGCCGCTGGCGCTCTGGTTGAGATTGCCCGGTTGACCTTTGCCATTCACGGCTTCCGAAAGTCCGCCTGACAGGCGTATTTGTTTGGTTCTTCCAAGCGTGTTTGCTGCCCAGTTGTTGGTCGTGGAATCACCGTTCGCATGGAAGATCTTGGTCTGGAGGTTTCCGAGGAAGGCGTCAACTTCGGAACGGGCATTGTGACCACTGAAGGCGGCATGGTAGCTGGGCAGGTTTTGGGTCAAGTAAACCGTGCAGGCGCGGGAACTTCGCGCCGTGCTCTGGAACATAGCATCATAGGAGCTGGCAAAAAATTGGGATTCGTCCGCCCATAAGAACACCGGGCGGATGGTTTGCTCGGCTTTCTCCCTTGAGGTTCCTGGCGGGATGCGCCGTTCAACGGCCCTTTGCCAGACAAACTTGAAGAGCACTTGGGCAAACTGGCCCAGCTCGTTGTATTCTTTCACAGGCAGGTTCAGGATGATGATCTTGCCGCTAAAACTATCTTCCGGGCTGAAGTTCAGATCGGTGCAGAAGAGCTTGCGGAGCATCCCGCGCAAGAAACAATCCGCCATACTGGTAAAGCTGGAAACAATCACCGAGCGGGTTTCGGGAGCGAGCGCGGGAAATTCCAGCAGCCAATAGTTCCGGGTAAGTTCCCAATCGGTTTCCTTGCCTGCGTCTATGGCAGGCTGACGGGCATGTTCGATGAGGGTATGGCAGACAGAGGTGCTTTGCCATTTTCCATCATCTGCTTCGGTGGGAGATCGAGGAGCGGAAGTGATGATACGATAGAGGCCGGGGAGATCCACGTCATTGGTAGCGAGAACCGCCAGATCAATGGCACTGCGCAGGAGTTGTTTTAGAGTGCGCTGCCAGTAGCTATCTTGAGCACCTGAACCTCCCTGGCGTTTTTCCGCGGATTCCATCACCGCGCAGAAGAGATTGACCAGATTCTCGGTGTGGCCTGCGCCAACTCCAGGGCGTTGCAACTCGTAGCGCAGGAAGTTGAACCGATGGGCGGAGTTTTCCTCCACAATCAGCAGGTCGGGTTCGCGGCCAGTCTCTTTAGCATAGGTTTTCCAATTCAAGACCTCATCCGGTTTGGCCGTCAACACCAGCCCACCCAGATTGGCTTCGAGCATTGCCCTGGCGACAGCGTGCCCGCTTCCGGAGGATTTGCCTGACCCGGTGCCGCCAAAAATCTGCAAGCCTTCAAATGCATCTCCCAGGCTCCAGTAATTCTCAGCGAGACGTTTGGGACCAAAAGCCAGAAGTTCCTCATCGTTGTCCGGCCAATCCTTGACGGTAGTCGTCTCGCGCGATTCTGGGGATGGGCCATTCATACAGGGTTATGCGGAAGCCGAACGTCCAATACGAAACATGCATTAAACGATCAACAAAATTTCTACGCATCCTTAACCTACAGACAAAATTAACGCTTGTTCGCATCCCATAAAATCTAACACCTGATGTTAATTTTTCACGGTCTTGGCGGAAAGTGGAACGGCAGCACCAGCGGAGCGGGATGCGGCTGGGATTTGCCCCCCTTAGCTGTGCTAAGGAGAGATGTCTGAAAGAAAAACTTCAACTTTAATATGTTCATGTGAACTCGTTAATTACGGACGGGCGGTAACGGCATTTTAGGATCAGACGCGGAGTGGTATCATGGTCACAAGTGCATAAAATTGAGACCTCGATAGTTCACGGCAAAAAGCCTCTCGCTTGACCAAGATGACACGGTGCTCTTACGAACACCTATGCGGGATGTGCAAATATTGTGATGCTTAAGTAAGTGAAATGGTCTAGTTTTGCAAAATACCTGCTACCGGTTGATCAGGTATCCTTCACGAAACCTTTTTCTTACGCTCCCATGGACTCCCTTGAAATGACGGCGGTCGTTCTGACAACGATTACAGCATTTGCACAGCTGGTGGTGACATTCTCAGCGCAAAAAACTGCGAAAAGGGGCAATCAGCCAAACGCAGCGATGGTTACCTCGCTTGTCGCCCGGGTCAAAACCCTGTTGAAAATTGCAACATTTTCGATGCTCGTGAATTTGGCGGCTTGTGTAGTTCTTATTTATCAAGCACATGAGTCAGAGAGGGCTAAAGAAGCAGCCGACCTTACGCTGAAAAAAGTTCAGACGGAGCTAAAGGAGGCGGAAGGTAAGCTAAAGCGCTCGTCGGAGGATGTGGTTCAGCGGGTCGTTAAAAAACTCAAGGCAGATTTTCACCGCTGCCTTTTGACTTGTGAGGAAGAGATCACAAAGGACAAGATGTGGGCTCCGAACTCAGGTGCGAAAAAGGAGGCAATTTTAGGGCAAGTCGAAAATATCCGCGCGAATATGGAGACCTCTTTAGATCGCTGCGAGGCAGACACTTTCGCGTTAATCTCGGTCTTTCCCGAAGGAGAACCGGAATTTCAACCGCTTCAAGAACTCCAGCGAGCAGCACGACAAGACATTGTTCAGGAAATGCAGGAGGCGACGATTGGCGAACAATCCCTAGATCAGCTGCGCACTCAGATCCTTAATCGCATTGCGTCAGCTCGGAAACAGCTTGTAAAATAGTCCGTATATCATGAAGTATAAAGACATGTTCGACCTAGGAAAAAAATCAAACTTATGCAAGTTTACTGCCTTTGCGCTGTGGCTTTCTTCAACGCCTGCTTTCAGTGTTGATGGGCATGCTTTGAATTCGTCGAGTCTTCGGATTTTCGACAAGGGGCTACGGCAGGCCTGTGCGCAGTTCGACAGCGCGATTGCCCGATACAGATCTGCTGCTTTTCATGGGGAAAATGAACTTCTAGAAGTTGTTAAAGGTTCACAGAGCGTTTTTGTCCAGAGCGTCTGTTTCAGGCAATCATACGGTGACGAAGCTTGGTCTCGCGCAAGAGGGGTGGTGGACAGCTTGTATGAGGAATGTAGCAAAGTTGTCCAAAGCACAGAGTTTCAAGGTGTAGGGAAAGAGATTGTTGAGAATTGCGAGCAAATGATCAACACCCACATGAAAGGGCTTCAGGTGCAGCATGTCATTCTGAACCTGACCGCAAGCGCCCCGAGCGTTTATCGGGTGCGTGAAGAGCCTGTTCTAAGTGCGTCGCGGTAACGCTTCACTGTTTCCAGGGAGTCCGCAGAAGCTTGTTTGTTTTCTAGACTCCGGAGAGAAGATTCGAGCAATTCTTCCACGATTTCCCCCCCGCGTTCTTGCCATCCTCGAGTGCCGTAAGCTTGTTTGTAACGGGAAGCCTGCATGTAAAGGGATTGGCTTCTTAAAACAGCTTCTTGTTCAAAGCTTATATTCCCTTGTTTTGTGGAAATCAGCTCAAGGAGCGAAAGACTGGCGTTACGAAGTGGCCGGTCGAAGATTTCGAGCTGAATGCGTTGAGCTGTGGCGGGAGATGGTTCAACTGCCGTGGTGAATTGCGCATAAGAAACGGCCAGTGGTGCAATGACCATGGCCCTGAAGCCAGCTATTTTCTTTGTGTATTCCATAATAATTATAATAGTTCATAAATTTTTAATTTTGTCAATATTTCTGGTATTCATAACCATTGGTATGGCTAACAGCCGATTTTTCGGGGTGGCAAGCGAGAGAGTGGTGGTTCTCGAAGCCTCATATGGGGATACGTCTCGCAACAGGAGACACCAAAATCTCATAGTTGGAAGGACTCTTGGCATTTGGGGGATCATTCGGAGAATGGGGCACGTAACATTGCTACTGAGAGTCGGAAGGAGTGTTGTGAAGAGAATCTGTAAGAGTCACCAGTCTCACAGGTTGATCGATATCACTCCAGAGGCTGTATGCCTTGCTCATTGCTGCGCGGTCATTGCCCTTTTAACCGGGATCATGCAATAGGAACGCAAGAGATGAGTTGTAGCGTTTGATTGAGCAGGGGATTGACGCATGTGCAAAATTCACCCTAATGGTGAATCTGCCCATTGAGTATTCCGACAAGCCGGTGACGCCTTTTGGTGGCATGGCCTTGATGAAACGCTTCATCGACCAGACCGGCATTCGTGAGCATTGGCCACCTTGGACCTCCCGGAAGGGGGCTCCAACCGCGCTTATGATCCGGTGAACATCATCGAGAGCTTCTGGCTCGGGATCTGGAGCAATGGAATGGCTGAAGCGGGACTGTTAATCGTCAAAATGTGGTGAGGAGGAACGCTACCGAAACTCGAACCGTTCAATTCTAAAGGCACGCCTCGGGCAGCAAGGAAGAAGCGCAGCGAATGACTATTGCCTGAGCGTCTGGTTAGAGGGGGTGGTGGTCAAGCTGGCCATTGAACGCAGTGGAGCGATGCCGGAGGAGGTTAAGTGGGCGAGGCATCTGGCAAAGCAGCGGTCATAGGCGGGCTTGAAATGGACGGCAGGCGCAGAGCCCACGGGTGGGCCGGGCGGGCACTTTTCTTTTGACTAGGATTTCAGTCGTTAGAGCAGGCAGCCCTGCCGCTGGCTGGTAAGGTAAGTCTGCCACTCAGGTGAATGGGCGGCTGTGTCCAGGATGATGCGGACGGCTTCCACTGGGCCGCCAGCCTCGGCTACCGTTCCGGCAGGGAGATAATGGGAGAGGTAGCCTGTTTCGGAGATGGGCAGCGGGGTCTTGAAGGGACAGACCGACCGAATTCCAAGATGGTCGAAGATGTACAGGTTGGGAGTGTAAGCGATCTCAATGTCGATTGCCAGATGGCCTGAAATCCATGTGAAGTGATAGCGCTGTGCTGGTCTCATAGTTTGTTCCTATTGAGGTTTGATAAACCTCCCAGGCCAGTGCGTGGGCCTGGGAGGCGCCTGCTCGTCAGTTGCCAGCTTTCTCAAAGACCATACAGACATCGTGGAGTCCGGGAATGAAGCTGCTTCTATACACCTTGCGGCTGCTGGATGCTCCATGGCTGAACCTTATGATGTCGGTGCAGCATTGCCGGAGTCCTGCCTCGAAGGCGAGGCGCTTGGTGTAGTAGGTGAGGCTCACAAAACCCTCGGCACGGTCATTATAGTCACCCATAAGGATGGCAAATTTCCCGCCATCGGTCAGCAGGGCGGCGCAGTTCTTGATGAACCTGCCATAGGATTCCAGGAATTCAGCCAGACTGTCTGTGCGAGACATGTCGCCGGGCATCATGGTGTAGAGCTTTTGTCTCCAGTAGGGTGGATGGGCCCAGATGAAGTCGAAGCGCTTGGAATTCAGTGATTCAAAACTGGCTGGGTTGGAGGCATCAAAACCTTCGCGGATGTCTTTGGATAGACATGGGATTTCCAGTTCCCGGCAGACATCGGCACAAGTGCCACTGCCAGTCATGGGATCAAACACGTTCCGGGGTTGGAAATAGAGCAGCAGATCTCTGATGATGTTACCTCCGCAGTTACCTGGGTAGCTGCGCTTTCCGTAGTAACCGGGCCTGCTGAAGTGATAGAGGCTGGTCAGGTGAGGGACCGGACTGGCATTGATGGGAGCCAGTGGCAGTAGAGCGGATTGCTTTCGCGAACGGACTTCTGAATTGATTGGGGGAACAGATTTCCAAGTTGATTCATAAAAGGGGTTTATTCGCATGTGCCCTCCACAGGTTTGAATCGATGCAATGCCAATGTGGCTCGATAGAGAGCAGCGACCTGTTCGAGCATATCTTCCAATGGGATGATGGTTCCGATAGCAGCGTTTTGTTGGTTCCGGTCGATGTAGCCGGATGCTTCTGAAGCCTGTTTAGCGGCAGTGATCAGTATTTGATGCAGAGCCTTGAGGCTTGCCCGAATACCGTCGTGGATAGTCGTATCATGTTTCATATAGATTCCTTTTTGTTAGGGTTAGTGGCGGGCCATGAAGACCCGCCGAACTTTGTTAGTCGTTTTCAGATGGCATCCGTAGGGTGATGCGTCCGTCCAGCGGGGCGACATGGAGCTGGATGTTGAAGCCTTTGCCGTCGTTATGCGCCCAGGCGCTTCCAACTCGGGTCCAGATGGCTTCTTTTCCTTCTCTTTCGAGGACATGGAAAGCGTGATGGGTTGGACGTTTGGATGATTTATTGATGTCAGACATGAAGAGTCTCCTTTGATTGTTAATGGCCTGCGCCAGTCGCGGCCTGATGGCACGGCGCCCAAAGGCTCCACAGCCGGAGTGAAGCGCTCACGTCACAGCTGAAAATTGGGGGTGACCTTCAGGGGGAGCCGATTTTCTGCTTTACGGGACCGGCGGAGCCTTTAGCCAGCCAGAGTTCAGGCAGCGTTGAGCAGGCTCAACGGGATTCAAAGAGAGTTCATGAATGTTCGTCAAATCATTCAGTCCATGCTGTTAGTCCATGTTTCGCTGAGGGGGTAGAGGCTTTGGCCATGAGGGGTCCGGGGGGAGGCAACCCATTGAGACTTCATGGGATTCGGATGGATGAGGTGACCAAAAAATAAGCCCGATAAAGTGACAATGGGCTGGGGTGCATGATACGCTGTCCACCATGTTGAGAGTAGTGGCACATGGAAGCGCGGCTGCGGCGCGTCAGTATTACACGGA
This genomic interval carries:
- a CDS encoding ATP-binding protein, whose protein sequence is MPNPPPFRVIRQNESVPSITGSWLAYLNKDRWDDWGKYCTQFYLTLVDPAGTKHSIGNLKIGQRGLLPSGGGADLQPGYRRPDIPEAFHALDEQFFSLGQENEYYANLRELGPDVRKWVLGNLRDVAFDAARFEWAKHEDVMGESLLRSVSTTMVEGQYRRIAHGGVNLTPYHFSYAPPLDVEGTSDSLSFSVIPDSVPPTNVQVIIGRNGVGKTRLLSNMTKAVLGTEAEREQFGEFTWDHTVMGPSLSREVGRFSNVVLVSFSAFDSSDLVSRDELDQSRISYSYVGLRQDTQHGTTTNPLQPSPLGAPKTNDELADEFVRSLKECQVGSKLTRWKNAMKHLEYDLVANTAGITNLIDTNLSSEDTRERVLKIFDLLSSGHKIILLTLTRLVQTVEEQTLVLMDEPESYLHPPLLSAFVRALSELLVDRNGVAIVATHSPVVLQEVPRSCVWVLRRVRHEMRAEKPGIETFGENVGSLTREVFGLDVKQSGYMQILKDIASKYPSYDQAIAGLNNQLGTEARVILRSIYLDLQGQ
- a CDS encoding SIR2 family protein; this encodes MMPLKEITKILQIDELVRSVAVNRDRPICLFLGAGASISSGMPSGQRCIWEWKQDIFITNNPLLRESVSELSLPGTRQRIQQWLDQRAEYPPLDDPEEYSFYAAKCYPTSQDRRAFFQSYVSKAQPHIGYRLIAKLAKIGVIQTIWTTNFDGLACNAAAKFDVTCIEVGIDTAFRANRPAKAGELRVVSLHGDYRYDKLKNTASELQEQEGLLRDEFLHELQDYDLIVLGYSGRDASVMSLLEETYSKAGDCRLFWCGFGSSIPSEVEQLLNKAGSAGREAFYVPTEGFDDVISRFALRLMDSSSLKEVQQMMSDFSSGISGPAPFLSPEQTPTSLIKSNAYPLIIPHTALKGTLTIPPGIKPRHWLNDKWGARPGTIVSVDGGVLALADGQTLMEAFGSELVNSPVATAVSQADVLNDGRILSLYRRALVTNLANKLRLKSDMSRRIWEPVSYDTHFFNGINYNLHKALALRIEPVGGKLFVTLMPEIMVFTPSGELAEKDITKIVRSKVYASQYNAVFDTEIKNWTAKICGKEILDPSGAYFKIPASPSCAGLIQAGQAPLPREVLRFAHQKGWIIPDAPLVFTSSNGKSEVKDSNPLRGLVLNKPWDYKLTSSALCPEVEMGAICPQSDAHKLRRFLNQFHETSKADSKESDYLRDFPGFTSAFALPLKSPVPGDELWLGLDDNLIGEPINAAKDLAQRICRSLDVIRSLRPAAVVAIFVPFRWEPYERIDSDGERFDLHNFVKAYAARHGQSTQFIREKTTLGSQACRTRWWLSLALYAKAQRTPWRLDCLDDETAFVGLGYSVDSAASLGNHILLGCSHLYNARGEGLQFRLGRIENPVFRKGNPFMSLDDSRRMGETIRQLFYDAKMKLPSRVVIHKRTQFTEEEQQGLLQGLEGVANVELIEICVSESIRYLASKVNNGQLQIDTFPIPRGALVSLDKNTALLWVHGVTPNTQNPRFKYYQGKRRIPAPLLIRRYRGHSDVTQVATEILGLTKMNWNSFDYYSRLPSTIDSANSIARYGDYLSGMPSSSYDYRHLI
- a CDS encoding AlpA family phage regulatory protein, which produces MWKKETLPSEGFVRLPLILKLIPVGRSTWWAGVKSGRFPKGIKLGKNTTAWRAEDIRRLMESFQ
- a CDS encoding type IV secretory system conjugative DNA transfer family protein, with translation MNGPSPESRETTTVKDWPDNDEELLAFGPKRLAENYWSLGDAFEGLQIFGGTGSGKSSGSGHAVARAMLEANLGGLVLTAKPDEVLNWKTYAKETGREPDLLIVEENSAHRFNFLRYELQRPGVGAGHTENLVNLFCAVMESAEKRQGGSGAQDSYWQRTLKQLLRSAIDLAVLATNDVDLPGLYRIITSAPRSPTEADDGKWQSTSVCHTLIEHARQPAIDAGKETDWELTRNYWLLEFPALAPETRSVIVSSFTSMADCFLRGMLRKLFCTDLNFSPEDSFSGKIIILNLPVKEYNELGQFAQVLFKFVWQRAVERRIPPGTSREKAEQTIRPVFLWADESQFFASSYDAMFQSTARSSRACTVYLTQNLPSYHAAFSGHNARSEVDAFLGNLQTKIFHANGDSTTNNWAANTLGRTKQIRLSGGLSEAVNGKGQPGNLNQSASGSQVFEYLVQPQEFTTLRTGGRESGFLVDSIIFQGGRRWLGSNSKKPVAQNYIRHSFNQIYG